A window of Desulfocurvibacter africanus subsp. africanus DSM 2603 contains these coding sequences:
- a CDS encoding ABC transporter permease, producing MRALVATFFKELRELSRDKAGLAVLFLMPAALVLVVSLVQDNILRTTGGLGWGQGRLELLFVDEDGGRLGRSLEQGLGDHGSVSLLRELDGRPLDRESARQSVAQGRYQFAVVVPQGISENITKRAGEAARADLAGKNRPDGGQPGLVLLYDPAVQGALHQAVRSAMEQALMAVELTALSEAYRQIVNRLLNQPAGSEPPQADTPHRLLALEQEPAGMSGLTRLPTSTQQNVPAWSLFGMFFIVVPLSGALIRERQSRTMLRLMVSPAPLAAILAGKVLAFALVCLLQFALMLAMGAAVLPLLGVDRLTLAGSPIAAAALALCAALAASGFGILVGALARTRDQGALFGAVSVVIAAALGGVMVPVYVMSDTMRAVSRASPLAWGLDGFLEIFVRGGSLVSVSSHMLLLLGFFLATATAAWLALSRERA from the coding sequence ATGCGCGCCCTGGTCGCCACATTCTTCAAGGAACTGCGCGAACTTTCCCGCGATAAGGCCGGCCTGGCCGTGCTCTTCCTCATGCCCGCGGCCCTGGTGCTGGTGGTCTCCCTGGTGCAGGACAACATCCTGCGCACCACGGGCGGCCTGGGCTGGGGTCAGGGACGGCTTGAGCTGCTATTTGTCGACGAGGACGGCGGACGGCTTGGCCGCTCCCTGGAACAGGGCCTCGGAGACCATGGTTCGGTGAGCCTGCTGCGCGAGTTGGACGGTCGCCCATTGGACCGCGAATCCGCCCGCCAGTCCGTGGCTCAGGGCCGCTACCAGTTCGCCGTTGTCGTGCCCCAAGGCATCAGCGAGAACATCACGAAACGGGCTGGCGAGGCCGCCAGGGCCGACCTGGCTGGCAAGAACAGGCCCGATGGCGGGCAGCCGGGGCTGGTGCTGCTCTATGATCCTGCGGTGCAGGGCGCCCTGCACCAGGCGGTGCGCAGCGCCATGGAGCAGGCGCTCATGGCCGTGGAGCTTACTGCCCTGAGCGAGGCTTACCGCCAGATCGTCAACCGGCTGCTCAACCAGCCCGCAGGGTCAGAACCACCCCAGGCCGATACGCCGCACCGGCTGCTGGCTCTGGAGCAGGAACCGGCCGGCATGAGCGGCCTGACCAGACTGCCAACCTCCACGCAGCAGAACGTCCCGGCCTGGTCCCTGTTCGGCATGTTCTTCATCGTGGTGCCGCTCTCGGGCGCGCTCATCCGCGAGCGCCAGAGCCGCACCATGCTGCGGCTCATGGTCTCGCCCGCCCCGCTGGCGGCCATCCTGGCCGGCAAGGTGCTCGCCTTCGCCCTGGTCTGCCTGCTCCAGTTCGCGCTCATGCTGGCCATGGGCGCGGCCGTGCTCCCGCTCCTGGGCGTGGACCGGCTGACCCTGGCCGGCAGCCCGATCGCGGCAGCGGCATTGGCCTTGTGCGCGGCCCTGGCCGCTTCGGGCTTCGGCATCCTCGTGGGTGCGCTGGCGCGCACCCGCGATCAGGGTGCGCTGTTCGGCGCGGTCTCGGTGGTCATCGCGGCGGCCCTGGGCGGAGTCATGGTTCCGGTCTACGTCATGTCCGACACCATGCGCGCCGTCAGCCGCGCCTCGCCCCTGGCCTGGGGCCTTGACGGCTTCCTGGAGATTTTTGTACGCGGAGGCTCCCTTGTCTCCGTAAGTTCGCACATGCTCCTGCTGCTGGGCTTCTTCCTGGCCACGGCCACGGCGGCCTGGCTGGCCCTGTCGCGGGAGCGCGCCTGA
- a CDS encoding ABC transporter ATP-binding protein yields the protein MLLDDRSSRQANIDLDAVPLEATGLVHDYGHGAAPTLRGLDVRAGRGEIVGLLGPNGAGKTTAVSIMSTLLSPRQGRLRIFGCDALARPGLVRPLLGTVPQDIALYPSLTARENLTYFASLQGLGGRELARRVDEALSFTNLADHAQRRAGTFSGGMQRRLNLSAGLVHGPRFVFLDEPTAGVDTQSRNLIMERLLALKADGVTMLYTTHVMEEAQRLCDRVIIMDHGVAVAQGAPGALLSEHGCADLGELYLALTGRALRDG from the coding sequence ATGCTCCTTGACGACCGTTCCTCCCGCCAGGCGAATATCGATCTGGATGCCGTGCCCCTGGAAGCCACGGGCCTGGTCCACGACTACGGCCACGGCGCGGCTCCCACATTGCGCGGACTGGACGTGCGCGCGGGCCGGGGCGAGATCGTGGGCCTGCTGGGGCCGAACGGCGCGGGCAAGACCACGGCCGTGTCCATCATGAGCACGCTCCTTTCGCCCCGCCAGGGCCGGCTGCGCATCTTCGGCTGCGACGCCCTGGCCCGGCCCGGCCTGGTGCGGCCGCTTTTGGGCACCGTGCCCCAGGACATCGCTCTGTACCCGAGCCTAACCGCCCGCGAGAACCTGACCTACTTCGCCAGCCTGCAAGGCCTGGGCGGCCGCGAGCTGGCCCGCAGGGTGGACGAGGCCCTGAGCTTCACGAATCTCGCCGATCACGCCCAGCGCCGCGCGGGGACCTTCTCTGGCGGCATGCAGCGCCGTCTCAACCTCTCCGCCGGCCTAGTGCACGGCCCGCGCTTCGTCTTCCTGGACGAGCCCACGGCGGGCGTAGACACCCAGTCGCGCAACCTCATCATGGAGCGGCTCCTGGCGCTCAAGGCCGACGGCGTGACCATGCTCTACACCACCCATGTCATGGAAGAGGCCCAACGCCTCTGCGACCGGGTCATCATCATGGACCACGGCGTGGCCGTGGCTCAGGGCGCACCCGGCGCGCTGCTGTCGGAGCACGGCTGCGCGGACCTGGGCGAACTGTATCTGGCCCTCACGGGCCGCGCCCTGCGCGACGGGTAG
- a CDS encoding BtrH N-terminal domain-containing protein: protein MIDFAHRHSAHCESGATANLLAHHGMPLSEAMAFGIGAGLFFGHFPMVKVAGLPLTTFRNFVGGIFSRVTKRLGVRMSQRRFRSEDKGMAALDEVLGQGIPVGLQAGVYWLPYFPPALRHHFNAHNLVVYGKQDGEYLVSDPNLDVAMSISAQDLVRARFAKGPLAPKGRMYWVRSAPANVDLRGPAVQGLVEVARRMTFLPVPLIGTRGMRFLARRMRCWPEWYGQRGAARHMAQLIRMQEEIGTGGAGFRFIFAAFLQETAGLLAEPRLTELSASFTAAGDAWRDLALMGARLCKGRAGQGESYVAAADLLEGLAGREDRLFREIRAMAPQLQAKAR from the coding sequence GTGATTGATTTCGCCCATCGCCACAGCGCCCATTGCGAGAGCGGCGCCACGGCCAACCTGCTGGCCCATCATGGCATGCCGCTGAGCGAGGCCATGGCCTTTGGCATCGGCGCAGGACTTTTCTTCGGCCATTTTCCCATGGTCAAGGTCGCCGGGCTGCCCCTGACCACCTTCCGCAACTTCGTGGGCGGCATCTTCAGCCGCGTGACCAAGCGCCTGGGCGTGCGCATGTCCCAGCGCCGCTTCCGCAGCGAGGACAAGGGCATGGCCGCCCTGGACGAAGTCCTGGGGCAGGGCATCCCCGTGGGCCTGCAGGCCGGCGTCTATTGGCTGCCCTACTTCCCGCCCGCCCTGCGCCACCACTTCAACGCGCACAATCTCGTGGTCTACGGCAAACAGGACGGCGAATACCTGGTCAGCGACCCCAACCTGGACGTAGCCATGTCCATCTCCGCCCAGGATCTGGTCCGCGCACGCTTCGCCAAGGGCCCCCTGGCGCCCAAGGGCCGCATGTACTGGGTGCGTTCGGCCCCGGCCAACGTAGATCTGCGCGGACCGGCCGTGCAGGGCCTGGTCGAGGTCGCCCGGCGCATGACCTTCCTGCCCGTGCCGCTTATCGGCACGCGGGGCATGCGCTTTCTGGCCCGGCGCATGCGCTGTTGGCCCGAGTGGTACGGCCAGCGCGGGGCAGCCCGCCACATGGCCCAGCTCATCCGCATGCAGGAGGAGATCGGCACGGGCGGCGCGGGTTTCCGCTTCATCTTCGCGGCCTTTCTGCAGGAAACCGCCGGTCTGTTGGCCGAACCTCGCCTGACCGAGCTGTCCGCCAGCTTCACGGCTGCCGGCGACGCCTGGCGCGATCTGGCGCTCATGGGCGCGCGGCTGTGCAAGGGCAGGGCAGGCCAGGGCGAGAGCTACGTCGCTGCCGCGGACCTGCTGGAAGGCCTTGCCGGCCGCGAGGATCGACTTTTCCGCGAGATTCGAGCAATGGCCCCGCAACTGCAGGCCAAGGCGCGCTAG
- a CDS encoding FAD-binding oxidoreductase — protein sequence MKIPEQPEVEIAPSAVDVFRKSLRGQLIEPGDPQYETARKVYNGMIDKRPRMVARCADVADVMACVNFARDNGLLLAIRGGGHNGAGLGTCDNGLVVDLSPMKGIRVDPIAGTARVEAGCIQRDVDHATHAFGLAVPAGVISTTGISGLTLGGGHGYLTRKYGLTIDNLLEADLVLADGRFVTANERENPDLFWAIRGGGGNFGVVTSFLFKAHPVHTVYAGLSFWGLDQAREVLRWHRRFITEASEDLYGYPAFLPVPPIPLFPQELHRRPVYAVVWCYSGDMDKAEDIFAPIRSFAPPLFEHIGPMPFPALQSMFDPLIPPGLQWYWRGEFVGELSDEAIDVHLEYAAKIPTTGSQMHLYPISGAANRVAEADTAFSYREASWSMVIVGVDPDPANKELITDWVRSYWQAFQPYSLGAGYVNFLMDEGQQRVERTYRGNYPRLAEIKKKYDPGNLFRVNQNIRPAG from the coding sequence ATGAAGATTCCCGAGCAACCCGAGGTCGAGATCGCTCCAAGCGCCGTGGATGTGTTCAGGAAAAGTCTGCGCGGCCAACTCATCGAGCCCGGCGACCCGCAATACGAAACTGCCCGCAAGGTCTATAACGGCATGATCGACAAACGGCCACGCATGGTCGCCCGCTGCGCGGACGTGGCCGACGTCATGGCCTGCGTGAACTTCGCCCGCGACAACGGACTGCTCCTAGCCATCCGGGGCGGCGGGCACAACGGGGCCGGCCTCGGCACATGCGACAACGGCCTGGTCGTCGATCTCTCACCCATGAAGGGCATCCGGGTCGATCCCATCGCCGGTACGGCGCGAGTTGAGGCGGGCTGCATCCAACGCGATGTGGACCACGCCACGCACGCCTTCGGCTTGGCCGTGCCCGCCGGGGTCATCTCGACCACGGGCATCTCGGGCCTGACCCTGGGCGGCGGACACGGCTATCTGACCCGCAAGTACGGGCTGACCATCGACAATCTTCTGGAGGCTGATCTGGTTCTGGCCGATGGAAGGTTCGTCACGGCCAACGAGCGGGAGAACCCCGATCTCTTCTGGGCCATCCGCGGAGGCGGAGGGAATTTCGGCGTGGTCACGTCATTCCTGTTCAAGGCGCATCCCGTGCATACGGTCTATGCCGGGCTCAGCTTCTGGGGCCTGGATCAGGCGCGCGAGGTCCTGCGCTGGCATCGACGGTTTATCACCGAAGCGTCCGAGGATCTGTACGGCTACCCGGCTTTCTTGCCCGTGCCGCCCATACCGCTTTTCCCGCAGGAGCTGCACAGGCGCCCGGTCTACGCGGTGGTCTGGTGCTACAGCGGCGACATGGACAAGGCCGAGGATATCTTCGCGCCCATCCGCTCGTTCGCCCCGCCGCTGTTCGAGCATATCGGGCCCATGCCCTTCCCGGCGCTTCAGTCCATGTTCGATCCGCTCATCCCGCCGGGCTTGCAGTGGTACTGGAGGGGCGAGTTCGTCGGAGAGCTGTCGGACGAGGCCATCGACGTGCACCTGGAGTACGCAGCGAAAATCCCCACGACGGGATCGCAGATGCACCTCTATCCCATCAGCGGCGCGGCCAACCGCGTGGCCGAGGCCGACACGGCCTTCAGCTACCGCGAGGCCAGCTGGTCCATGGTTATCGTTGGAGTCGATCCCGACCCGGCCAACAAGGAGCTGATCACCGACTGGGTCAGGTCGTACTGGCAGGCGTTCCAGCCCTATTCGCTGGGAGCCGGCTACGTGAACTTCCTGATGGACGAAGGGCAGCAGCGCGTGGAGCGCACCTATCGGGGCAATTACCCCAGATTGGCCGAGATAAAGAAGAAGTATGATCCGGGCAACCTGTTCCGGGTCAACCAGAACATCAGGCCGGCCGGCTAG
- a CDS encoding AMP-binding protein, translating into MHKLSPVSYEDFKDKFSLEVPEGYNFAFDFLDAEAAKDPTRPAMVHIDPEGKRRDYDLAFFSRESAKLANALVAQGLKRGDRVMVILYRRVEFWVTMLALHKIGAVPIPSPNLLTAKDIEQRINYAKVRAVVCEYTLTERVEQARPKCPTLQILVQVAGDKLPAGWVGYNAILQKAGDSYPAPKGKDKPGGDDPLLIFFTSGTTGMPKMAEHTHAYALGHYVTGVYWHDLGPSDLHLTLADTGWGKAVWGKFYGQWMAGATVFTWDFRGKFEPEHLLRLMAEHKVTSFCAPPTVYRFLIRLDLSQFDLSALRHCTTAGELLNDGVFHEWKRMTGLPIYEGYGQTETTLQLLTLPCMTPKPGSIGRPAPGWDLRLLKEDGSPCAPGEEGEICIAVEPKRPVGLFTGYLDEPAKTAAVIYDGFYHTGDKAWMDEDGYFWFLGRTDDLIKSSGYRIGPFEVESALITHPGVVEAAVTGVPDPVRGQAVKATVVLAKGYDPSDELTHEIQEHVKKVTAPYKYPRVIEYVDELPKTISGKIKRAEIRERDEKKG; encoded by the coding sequence ATGCATAAGCTTTCGCCCGTGTCATACGAGGATTTCAAGGACAAGTTCTCCCTGGAGGTGCCCGAAGGCTACAATTTCGCCTTCGACTTCCTGGACGCCGAGGCGGCCAAGGACCCCACGCGGCCAGCCATGGTGCACATCGACCCCGAGGGCAAACGCCGCGATTACGACCTGGCTTTTTTCAGCCGCGAGTCGGCCAAGCTGGCCAACGCCCTGGTCGCCCAGGGCCTCAAGCGCGGCGACCGGGTCATGGTCATCCTCTATCGCCGTGTGGAGTTCTGGGTGACCATGCTGGCCCTGCACAAGATCGGCGCGGTGCCCATTCCCTCGCCGAACCTGCTCACGGCCAAGGATATCGAGCAGCGCATCAACTACGCCAAGGTGCGCGCCGTGGTCTGCGAGTACACGCTCACCGAGCGCGTTGAGCAGGCCAGGCCCAAGTGCCCGACACTGCAAATCCTGGTTCAGGTAGCCGGCGACAAGCTCCCGGCCGGCTGGGTGGGCTACAACGCCATCCTGCAAAAAGCCGGGGACAGCTATCCCGCGCCTAAGGGCAAGGACAAGCCGGGCGGTGACGACCCGCTGCTGATTTTCTTCACCTCGGGCACCACGGGCATGCCCAAGATGGCCGAGCACACCCACGCTTATGCCCTGGGCCACTACGTCACGGGCGTTTACTGGCACGACCTGGGACCGAGCGACCTGCACCTGACCCTGGCCGACACGGGCTGGGGCAAGGCGGTCTGGGGCAAGTTCTACGGGCAGTGGATGGCCGGTGCTACGGTCTTCACCTGGGATTTTCGCGGCAAGTTCGAGCCCGAGCACCTGCTGCGGCTCATGGCCGAGCACAAGGTCACCAGCTTCTGCGCGCCGCCCACGGTCTACCGCTTCCTCATCCGCCTGGACCTGTCGCAGTTCGACCTGTCGGCCCTGCGCCACTGCACCACGGCCGGCGAGCTGCTCAATGACGGCGTGTTCCACGAGTGGAAGCGCATGACCGGCCTGCCCATCTACGAGGGCTACGGCCAGACCGAGACGACCCTGCAACTTCTCACGCTGCCCTGCATGACGCCCAAACCCGGCTCCATCGGCCGGCCCGCGCCCGGCTGGGACCTCCGCCTGCTCAAGGAGGATGGCTCGCCCTGCGCCCCGGGCGAAGAGGGCGAGATCTGCATCGCCGTGGAGCCCAAACGGCCCGTGGGCCTGTTTACCGGCTACCTGGACGAGCCGGCCAAGACCGCCGCCGTGATTTATGACGGCTTCTATCACACCGGCGACAAGGCCTGGATGGACGAGGACGGCTACTTCTGGTTCCTGGGCCGCACCGACGACCTCATCAAGTCCTCGGGCTACCGCATCGGACCCTTCGAGGTGGAAAGCGCGCTCATCACCCACCCGGGGGTGGTGGAGGCGGCCGTGACCGGCGTGCCCGACCCCGTGCGCGGCCAGGCCGTCAAGGCCACCGTCGTGCTGGCCAAGGGCTACGACCCGAGCGACGAGCTGACCCACGAAATCCAGGAGCACGTCAAGAAGGTCACCGCGCCCTACAAGTACCCGCGCGTCATTGAGTACGTTGATGAATTGCCCAAGACAATCTCGGGCAAGATCAAGCGCGCCGAGATCCGGGAGCGGGACGAGAAGAAAGGCTAA
- a CDS encoding helix-turn-helix domain-containing protein, producing the protein MSEKKPYEEIAPRLRGLRDACGFSVEDMAGRTGASAEEVSRFESGTSEIPVSYLFKAAQACGVDTTVLISGGDAHLKAYTLIRKGEGLAVDRRKDYTYKSLAYRFTGRKMEPFIVTVPPKPGDGLTFSHHPGQEFIHMLEGRLEIHIGKTSVILQAGDSLYFDSNFPHALRGLDDKPAVFLDVII; encoded by the coding sequence ATGTCGGAAAAGAAGCCCTACGAGGAGATCGCTCCGCGCCTGCGCGGCCTGCGCGACGCCTGCGGCTTTAGCGTGGAAGACATGGCCGGCAGGACCGGCGCCAGCGCCGAGGAAGTATCCAGATTCGAATCCGGCACCTCCGAAATTCCGGTCAGCTACCTGTTCAAGGCAGCCCAAGCCTGTGGCGTGGACACCACCGTGCTCATCTCCGGCGGCGACGCGCACCTCAAGGCCTACACCTTGATTCGCAAGGGCGAAGGCCTGGCCGTGGACCGGCGCAAGGACTACACCTACAAGAGCCTGGCCTACCGCTTCACGGGCCGCAAGATGGAGCCCTTCATCGTCACCGTGCCCCCCAAGCCCGGGGACGGACTGACCTTCTCCCACCATCCGGGTCAGGAGTTCATCCACATGCTTGAAGGCCGCCTGGAGATTCATATCGGCAAGACCAGCGTGATCCTGCAGGCCGGAGACAGCCTCTATTTCGACTCCAACTTCCCCCACGCCCTGCGCGGCCTGGATGACAAGCCGGCCGTGTTCCTGGACGTGATCATCTAG
- the topA gene encoding type I DNA topoisomerase codes for MAKNLIIVESPAKVKTIKKFLGRDYMVEASVGHVRDLPPNKIGVDEERGFTPDYKVIPGKQKVVAKLKAAADQAEHIYLAPDPDREGEAIAWHVAHLIGDKNKQVSRIQFNEITSRAVKEALANPRPLDENLFHSQQARRILDRLVGYKLSPLLWSKVKRGISAGRVQSVALRIIVDRERERQAFRPEEYWVFKALLEGPEPPAFAAELWKVEGKKPSVGSGEQAQVLYDRVKDAPFVVSAIEEKERQRHPSPPFITSTLQQDASRRLGYTAKRTMSTAQRLYEGVELGESGVTALITYMRTDSVRVADEARDAAQAFIVETLGTDYYPPKPRYFKTKSGAQDAHEAIRPVDVRVTPESVRKHLPADQYKLYTLIWQRFMASQMAAARLHDTTVTVDSGPAQWRAKGERVLFPGFLKVYGVDEATDEKTEGEGGESTSTKAAMLPKLEKGMQLTVRKLTKDQKFTQPPPRYTEASLVKELEEQGIGRPSTYAAIISTLLDRDYARLEEKKFVPSELGVTVVDLLTKHFQSLMDVHFTAGMEEQLDDVAGGKVNWVELLKHFTGDFYPTLDKAKDEMVQVKGGLETGIVCDLCGKPMNIRFGKNGEFLGCSGYPDCKGIKNFTRDEQGQIQIVERANEMSEKVGTCPDCGKDLVLKRSRTGSRFIACSGYPECKHAEPHSTGVACPREGCTGQLVEKSSKRGKVFYSCSTYPKCDYATWDWPIAKPCPQCDSKILTIKTTKARGEHVACPEKSCRFTRELEPDESVG; via the coding sequence ATGGCAAAGAATCTAATCATCGTCGAGTCGCCGGCCAAGGTGAAGACCATCAAGAAATTCCTGGGCCGCGACTATATGGTCGAGGCCTCGGTGGGCCACGTGCGCGACTTGCCGCCCAACAAGATCGGCGTTGACGAGGAGCGGGGCTTTACCCCGGACTACAAGGTCATCCCCGGCAAGCAGAAGGTCGTGGCCAAGCTCAAGGCCGCCGCCGACCAAGCCGAACATATCTATCTCGCGCCCGACCCCGACCGCGAGGGCGAGGCCATCGCCTGGCATGTCGCCCATCTTATAGGCGACAAGAACAAGCAGGTCAGCCGCATCCAGTTCAACGAGATCACCAGCCGCGCGGTCAAGGAGGCCTTGGCCAACCCCAGGCCCCTGGACGAGAATCTGTTCCACTCGCAGCAGGCCCGGCGCATCCTGGACCGGCTCGTGGGCTACAAACTTTCGCCGCTGCTCTGGTCCAAGGTCAAGCGCGGCATCTCCGCCGGCCGCGTGCAGTCCGTGGCCCTGCGTATCATCGTGGACCGCGAGCGCGAGCGCCAGGCATTCCGGCCCGAGGAGTACTGGGTCTTCAAGGCCCTGCTCGAAGGACCCGAGCCGCCAGCCTTCGCGGCCGAGCTGTGGAAGGTGGAGGGCAAGAAGCCGTCCGTGGGCTCGGGCGAGCAGGCCCAGGTGCTCTACGACCGCGTCAAGGACGCGCCCTTCGTGGTCTCGGCCATCGAGGAGAAGGAGCGCCAGCGCCATCCTTCGCCGCCGTTCATCACCTCGACCCTGCAGCAGGACGCCAGCCGCCGCCTGGGCTACACGGCCAAGCGCACCATGTCCACGGCCCAGCGCCTGTACGAGGGCGTGGAGCTTGGCGAGAGCGGCGTGACCGCGCTCATCACCTACATGCGCACCGACTCCGTGCGCGTGGCAGACGAGGCGCGCGACGCGGCCCAGGCTTTCATCGTGGAGACGCTGGGCACAGACTACTACCCGCCCAAGCCCCGATATTTCAAGACCAAGTCCGGCGCGCAGGACGCCCACGAGGCCATCCGCCCCGTCGATGTGCGCGTCACGCCCGAGTCCGTGCGCAAGCACCTGCCCGCGGACCAGTACAAGCTCTACACGCTCATCTGGCAGCGCTTCATGGCCTCGCAGATGGCCGCCGCCCGCCTGCACGACACGACGGTGACCGTGGACAGCGGCCCGGCCCAGTGGCGGGCCAAGGGCGAGCGTGTGCTCTTCCCCGGCTTCCTCAAGGTCTACGGCGTGGACGAAGCCACGGACGAAAAGACCGAGGGCGAAGGCGGCGAGTCGACGTCCACCAAGGCCGCCATGTTGCCCAAGCTGGAAAAGGGCATGCAGCTCACGGTGCGCAAGCTGACCAAGGATCAGAAGTTCACCCAGCCGCCGCCGCGCTACACCGAAGCCTCGCTGGTCAAGGAACTGGAAGAGCAGGGCATAGGGCGTCCTTCGACCTATGCGGCCATCATCTCCACCCTGCTGGACCGCGACTACGCCCGACTGGAAGAGAAGAAATTCGTTCCCTCCGAGCTTGGCGTGACGGTCGTTGACCTGCTGACCAAGCATTTCCAGAGCCTCATGGACGTGCACTTCACCGCGGGCATGGAAGAGCAGCTGGACGACGTGGCCGGCGGCAAGGTCAACTGGGTCGAGCTGCTCAAGCATTTCACCGGCGACTTCTACCCTACCCTGGACAAGGCCAAGGACGAGATGGTCCAGGTCAAGGGCGGGCTGGAGACCGGCATCGTCTGCGATCTGTGCGGCAAGCCCATGAACATCCGCTTCGGCAAGAACGGCGAGTTCCTGGGCTGCTCCGGCTACCCCGACTGCAAGGGCATCAAGAACTTCACCCGCGACGAGCAGGGCCAGATCCAGATCGTCGAGCGGGCCAACGAGATGTCCGAGAAGGTCGGCACCTGCCCGGACTGCGGCAAGGATCTCGTGCTCAAGCGCTCGCGCACCGGCAGCCGCTTCATCGCCTGCTCCGGCTACCCCGAGTGCAAGCACGCCGAGCCTCATTCCACCGGCGTGGCCTGCCCGCGCGAGGGCTGCACCGGCCAGCTCGTGGAGAAAAGCTCCAAGCGCGGCAAGGTCTTCTACTCCTGCTCGACCTACCCCAAATGCGACTACGCAACCTGGGACTGGCCCATTGCCAAGCCCTGCCCGCAATGCGACTCCAAGATCCTGACCATCAAGACCACCAAGGCGCGCGGCGAGCACGTGGCCTGCCCGGAAAAGTCCTGCCGCTTCACCCGCGAGTTGGAGCCCGACGAGTCGGTTGGTTAA
- a CDS encoding EcsC family protein has protein sequence MTEKDREELRQARELLESPGLAARLSNLAGAPVEAALRKLPVGVRDGVDKATRKALEGALNTALKTLDRDGTAERTSRNKLHKTWAAAAGGVGGLFGFSGLLLELPVTTTIMLRSIADIAHSNGEDLRQPDARLACLEVFALGGPSTGDDAAETGYFAVRASLAKAVAEAAKYAAGASAAEKGAPVLVRLLSAITKRFGVTVSQKFAAQAVPVVGALGGAVVNSIFMSHFQNVASGHFTVRRLERAFGKDTVRTAWEALGSREQAR, from the coding sequence ATGACGGAAAAGGATCGTGAAGAGCTGCGACAGGCCCGTGAGCTGCTGGAGAGTCCCGGCCTGGCCGCGAGGCTGAGCAACCTGGCCGGCGCGCCAGTGGAAGCGGCCCTGCGCAAGCTGCCCGTAGGCGTGCGCGACGGAGTGGACAAGGCCACGCGCAAGGCCCTGGAGGGCGCGCTGAACACCGCGCTCAAGACCCTGGACAGGGACGGCACGGCCGAAAGGACCTCGCGTAACAAGCTGCACAAAACCTGGGCGGCGGCAGCCGGCGGCGTGGGCGGCCTGTTCGGATTCTCCGGCCTGCTGCTGGAGTTGCCCGTGACCACGACCATCATGCTGCGCTCCATCGCGGATATCGCCCACAGCAACGGCGAAGACCTGCGCCAGCCCGATGCCAGGCTGGCCTGTCTGGAGGTCTTCGCCCTGGGCGGCCCGTCCACGGGCGATGACGCCGCGGAAACGGGCTATTTCGCCGTACGCGCCTCCTTGGCCAAGGCCGTAGCCGAGGCGGCCAAATACGCAGCCGGCGCAAGCGCGGCCGAGAAAGGCGCGCCCGTGCTCGTGCGCCTCCTGTCCGCCATCACCAAACGCTTCGGGGTCACGGTCTCGCAGAAATTCGCAGCTCAGGCCGTGCCAGTCGTCGGGGCGTTGGGCGGGGCCGTGGTCAACTCCATTTTCATGAGCCACTTCCAGAACGTGGCCAGCGGCCACTTCACCGTGCGCCGCCTGGAACGCGCCTTCGGCAAGGACACGGTACGCACGGCCTGGGAGGCGCTTGGCAGTCGGGAACAAGCCAGATAG
- a CDS encoding TetR/AcrR family transcriptional regulator, with amino-acid sequence MPKIDTKERILNAGAELVHSKGFNNTGIKEILDLAGVPKGSFYFYFPSKEAFGAELVEHYARSVGSSAMAVLKDGSLSPLERYRRFLLGFEEIFAEQGFSKGCPIGNLCQEMGDLSGTMRDKLAEVVGRMAGAVESVLREAMNAGEISPDLDAAEMARFLLAGWQGSILLAKVDKSLEPMRRFRRMALDKLLKP; translated from the coding sequence ATGCCCAAGATCGACACCAAGGAACGCATTCTGAACGCCGGGGCCGAGCTGGTGCACAGCAAAGGCTTCAACAACACGGGCATCAAGGAGATCCTTGATCTCGCAGGTGTGCCCAAGGGATCGTTCTACTTCTACTTTCCCAGCAAGGAGGCTTTCGGAGCCGAGTTGGTCGAGCACTATGCGCGTTCCGTCGGCTCATCGGCCATGGCCGTGCTCAAGGACGGCTCCCTGTCTCCTCTGGAACGCTATCGCCGTTTCCTGTTGGGCTTCGAGGAGATCTTCGCCGAACAGGGCTTTTCCAAGGGTTGTCCCATAGGCAACCTGTGCCAGGAAATGGGCGACCTGAGTGGGACCATGCGCGACAAGCTGGCCGAGGTGGTCGGCCGCATGGCCGGAGCTGTCGAATCCGTGCTGCGCGAGGCGATGAACGCGGGCGAGATTTCCCCGGATCTGGATGCGGCCGAGATGGCCCGTTTCCTCCTGGCCGGCTGGCAGGGCTCCATTCTGCTGGCCAAGGTGGACAAAAGCCTGGAGCCCATGCGCAGATTCAGGCGCATGGCCCTGGATAAGCTGCTCAAACCCTAG